The following are encoded in a window of Rosa chinensis cultivar Old Blush chromosome 4, RchiOBHm-V2, whole genome shotgun sequence genomic DNA:
- the LOC112198770 gene encoding putative disease resistance protein At1g50180: MAEAVVSFLVERVDDYIIQEGRSLFGVGNQVRRAHRDLVFIKGFLKDADAKRRDSEAIRTFVAEIRDAAYDLEDVIEAFVLKVDSRRKGGIKNVLKRLGCIFVEGVRRYKIGSEIGVITITISDLNQNLQTYGINKIRDSSTSLELCERQQLLRRTYSHVLERNVVGLEDCVRELVGHLVKEEHRHRVVSIIGMGGSGKTTIAKQVYHHKEVTDHFDCLAWVCISQQYQVRDVLERIYVKGERRNQKFEG; this comes from the coding sequence ATGGCTGAGGCTGTTGTTTCTTTTCTCGTGGAAAGAGTTGATGACTACATCATTCAAGAAGGCAGATCCTTGTTCGGAGTTGGCAATCAAGTTAGGCGTGCACACAGAGACCTAGTATTCATCAAGGGCTTCCTCAAAGATGCAGACGCAAAGCGACGAGACAGTGAGGCAATACGCACTTTTGTTGCCGAAATTAGAGATGCTGCTTATGATTTGGAGGATGTCATTGAAGCTTTTGTCTTGAAGGTGGATTCCAGGAGGAAAGGAGGTATAAAGAATGTTTTGAAGAGGTTGGGGTGCATCTTCGTTGAAGGAGTTCGCCGTTACAAGATTGGGTCAGAAATTGGGGTAATTACTATCACGATTTCTGATTTGAACCAGAACTTGCAAACTTATGGTATCAATAAGATAAGGGATTCCTCTACTTCACTCGAATTGTGTGAAAGGCAACAACTACTGAGGCGAACTTACTCTCATGTTCTTGAGCGTAATGTTGTCGGGTTAGAAGATTGTGTACGTGAATTGGTTGGGCATTTGGTGAAGGAAGAGCATCGCCACCGAGTTGTTTCTATTATTGGGATGGGCGGATCTGGGAAGACAACTATTGCTAAACAAGTTTATCATCACAAAGAGGTAACAGACCATTTTGATTGTTTGGCTTGGGTTTGTATATCTCAACAATATCAAGTCAGGGATGTCTTGGAGAGGATATATGTcaaaggagagagaagaaatcaaaaatttgaAGGATGA